The genomic window gctgggggtccctggtcGCCCCCCGTGCCATCCCCACTCACCAGGCAGGTCAGTGCCCCACGGAGCAGCCGCGTTCTCCGGGATGAGCCCCGGGGCAGCAGATCCAGGTTCCCGCGGGATGCTCGCGCGTAAAATTCCCTGCAGGCGCCAGCGCGCACCTCGGACGGGCTGTGGGGATCAGGAGTGGTGGGGGGAGCGGGGTGAGGGATTTTGGTGGGTACGGGGGGTTTTAAACTCTTTCACTGAGCTGGGGGTCTCAGGCACAGGATGGTGTTGCCCAACCCCGTGGCTCCTGAGAGATGAGAGACAGCCGGGGGATCCACggggctgggaatgctctgTGCAGGTTGGAAGGTGCCCACAGCCATAGGTGGGTTCTCTGGGGCGTGCAGGAACCACGCCAGCGGGCGCTAGGTGCTGGgattccaccccaaacccacaggaTACCCCTGGATACTCACGGGAAGAAGAGCAGCAGGTCCGGTGGGAAGCTGCCGAAATCGGCCGTCAGGTTCTTGGCAGCGAGGAGCCGGgccaggcaggagagctgggcacAGAGAGCGGGCTGGTCAATGCCAAGGCGGGGAGAGTCCCCCGGTATCCCCTGGCACCCCCCGGCTCCGTGGGGTTTGcagccccctcctgccctgcccaccTGGGCGCTGCTCAGCTCCCGTGGTTCGCTTTGCAATCCCCGGGCGAACGCGAGGATGTCGGCAGCGGGCGGGTCGCTGGTCGGGATGCACGGGAATTCCACCGGGAGCGAGGATGGGAAGCTGCGGGGATGGGAGGCTGCGGTTCAGCACCCGCCTgagctccccaaaatcccctggaCGGCAAATCCACTAGTTCCCCTGGGAAAGCCCTTTGCCCTGAGCAAGGCTGCGTGCGGTAAGTGGGAATAACGGGGGGTGTCATTACAATGTCCCCTAACATCAGTGCCTGGGTATTGCCGTCCCCACAGCCGGGTGGGTGTCCACCATATCCCGGGATCTGCGTGCGGGAGAAACAGCAGCGCCTGGATTTCAGCCGGGGGGAGGCTCCCGCTGCAGCCCCGTCAGGGAAGGAGAATTCTCGGTGTGTTTGTGTCTCAGCTGGAGCAAAACCCGCCGGAATCCCAGCGCGGAACCGGCTGCACAGGGCTGTAAATCCTCCCCGCCCCGGTGACCCGGCACAGCAGCAGATGTGGGGACAAACGCAAATTCACCCCGCCGGACCCACCGCCCCCCCACCAATCCTCAGAGACCCCGCCGGGGCTAGCACTTACCGGGGATGCTCAGCGTTGGCCAGGACGGCTCCAATGATCAGGGCAGCCTGGGGAGAGGATGGGGAATGCTCAGCCCCAGCAaggaatgggaagaagggatttgAGATGCAGGGAAGGGATCTGACCCGGCTGGAGCACTCAGTCTGCTGCCCGTGAGCCACAGACAGGAactgctgcagcctctggaTTACATGTGGGGACAAAAGCCACCACAGCCACTCTCAGGAGTGGGGACGCTTTGGTGGGTCTGTCCCTGCttccctggagcaggtttgggagcagggaagggaagctgCTGGGCAGTGGGTGAGGGATGGGACAAGGACAGGGCCACGCTCTGCACagggggacagtgggaggtggtGGCTGTGCGTCCCTGGAGCTGAGCACTGGGGGAATGgtggcagctccagcaccagctgTGGAGTTTTGGGAAAGCCCTGGCACGGCGGGAGCCAGCGGAGCCGGCAGGGACTCACCGCTGCGGCTTTCACCGGGTCTGTGGAAACACCTGCAAGGAAGCAGGAGCAGGTTAGGAAACATCCATGAATTATGTACAGCTGCTCGGGGTTGTTCCAAGCAGAGCCAGGTTTAAAGCCTGGGAAGAGCCTTTTCTTTGCTGATTTCATGTTTAGGAAATGCTGGGGATCACGGTGCAGagagcagcccccagcccgAGCACACCGGCTCCCTCCAGGTGGGTATGGAAGACAAAAAGGGATAAATCTGTCCCTGGAAATCTGTGCAGGTCTGTCCCCGGGAAAAGCCTGTGGAcgctgaggggagcaggaggcagagcgCTGGGAGTGCCGAACCGAGCAGGACTGGGAcgaggagcagcacagctggagcatccctggTGCCAGGGACCAGGGGATGGGACTCACAGAGGCCGAGAGTGGGGGACAGGATGTGACTTACGGAGGCCGAGAGTGGcaggtgccagggctggggctgcccacacCATGGTGCTGGTGCCGGGGCTTTGTCCTTGGAGCGGGTCTGGAGAGCCGTGTCCCACACTTGGAATCGTTGGAAGGTGCTGGAGGTCCTGGGGCTGATTCTGTCATCCGACCCTGGGGCCGGAGCTGTGGGGGTCAGGGGGTCTCAGTGTGCCCACCCAGACTCCGTGAGGCTGCACAGACCCCCAGCGACCCAGGGAGAGATTTTTAAATCCTATATAACAGAAAACAGGACTTCCCCTGCCcattattaaaagaaattcCACAATTGTCCCCTCTGACACCCAGTGAGGATGCAGGGACAGGGTCCCACTCCATCCCCCAGCTCCTCACCAGCACAGACTGGGAGAAACCCAGGGTAACCCAGTGAGGGAGCCCAGCAGGTGTTCCCCACCACTCCACACCCCTCAGGGGGATCCCCTGATAGAAAATCAATCCCTGCTCCCGCAATTCCTTcggggctgcccacagcaatCCGTTATCGCTGTTTGAACTCAACACAAGCAATTTCCCCCCCATAATCTCATTCCCCCTCCTCTCGCCCCCCAAATCCTACCGTGGCGGTGCTGagccgtcctcctcctccttggccaGGGGGTTTGGCTCTGTGATGGGAGGATTTGGCCGGGAAGGTGctcccggggctggggcaggggctgggcagcgTCGGGAGCACTCGGCACTTTATCTGTGCAGGGTGGGGATGTTGCTCCGCACGCGGGGTGTGACAGGGCAGTTTCTCAACTCTGTTTCGTCAGGCTCCTTTCCATCTCCCTGGTTTGGGTCTGGGGTTGTTTCCTACTCCTCGGTAAAAGAGGAACTCTGGGCTCAGGTGAACCCAAAGTGAACCCAGAAGGAGTTAAGCTCCTCTGGTTTGGGAGTTTCTGTGCTCCTGAGGGGGATAAAGGTGCTCCCGGTGAGGGGTGAACAGCTCTTTAGAGCCGTTTAGGGGTTTATTTTATAGGACAGCTGGGGTGCAGAACAGATGAGTGCTCAGTGATGGGCTCAGCATCCTCTGGGAGGTGCTTCCCTTGTGCCTCTCCTTTTCTCCTAGATCACAACCAATCCCATTCCCTTTTTTACAGCTTTTTCCCTGATCGTGCTCCAAAAAATGCTGTCCAGCACATGCCACGAAGAAGGAGTCCAACACCAAAGGAATCAAATCCTTCCCGAGGCTCGGGGATGACAGCCTGGGGGAGCTGTAAGCACAAACGTTATCTGAGCATTTATCCTAGGAAAAGGGAAGGGTGAGAGcaggtggctgggctggagcagggctgcacctCCCTCTCGGCcaagtttgggggtcccagccctcaCTGAGCTGCTGGCACAGTGCCAAGAGGGGTTTGTCACcccctggagctccaggctgcatcctgtccccagccctgtccccccaaCCGGTCCTGCAGCCTCAGGGCTGGGCCAACGCCCACGGGTGTTGCTGGTTTCTATTTTGGAAGGATTTGCTGTAAAAGTAGTTCCTCTTGGGGCAGTAAAATTACAGAAACTTGTTTGCTATGAGGCTGCTGGAGGGACACGgcccctgccccaggctggctggACAGAGGTGActggagcaggagggcagggacaCATCGGGGTCACCGCGTCCACTGTGTCCGTGTGGAGATCAAAACTGGCCCTGAAACCCCCTCAGGAGCTGCTACAGGAGGATCCTCCTTAAACTTGAACATGTGGAGGAGCATTTGCCCAAGGTCCCAGGTCACACTGGGCTCCAACTGCATCTCCCTGTGCCAGGTGGGCTGGGAAAGGTCCCTCCCCTCaaccagctgctccctgcccatgtcaggttcataatcttaaaaaaaaaaatcccccaatcTTAAAAAAATCTCCCTGTCCTAAAGAgtgcaaataatttctttgggTCTTCAATCAGTTTTCCCACTGCTCCAACCTGAGGAATGACTGTGTCATATAGAAATAACAGAgacatggaatggtttgggttggcacgaaccttaaagctcagccagttccactccctgccatgggcagggacaccttccactatcccaggttgctccaagcccgaTCCAACCGGGCCTTGGACAATTCCAAGGATCCAgggcagtcacagcttctctgggcaccctgtgccagggcctccccaccctcacaagaAAGAATTCCTTTccagtatcccatctatccctgtcAGTTTGAAGTCATTCCCCTTTGTTCTGTCCCTCTATCCCTtttcccaagtccctctccagctctcccggagcccctttaggccctggaaggggttctgagctctccctggagcattcccttctcctggctggacaatcccagctctcccagcctggttcCAGTACAGAGGGGCTCTGGCCCTTGGAGCATCCCATCAATGGATCGTTCCTGGTGGCAGCTTTCCCTGTGcaccccctaaaccccctcagccctggggctgctccccacCTCCTTGCCAGGCAGTATTCCCAAATCAAGAGCttttctccagctctgctctttgGTTTGGGACGATCCCAGCGGCtgaggacaggcagggacaggacgGGGCAGTGACACCTGCCCCAGTTCCTCCATCAGCCCCGGCCATCTCTGTTACCAAACCCGGCAGGGCTCTGGAGCCGCTCATCGCGGCGGTTTCGGCCGGGGCAGTTCCAGCAGGGCGGGCAGGAATTCTGCCGCTCACACAACAGGTTGGCCGGGTCCGAgcgccggggccgctcccgcgGGGCCGGTCCGGGTTCATTCCTGGAAGCCCCCGGGAGCGCGGGACGGATCCAGAGACCGGAGAGCGAAGGGCAGAGACACGTTTAATACAGCAAATACACCAACACGGGAACTGCAGAGTGCACAGGACATCACAGCCATGCCACAACCCCGGGGCACGAGACGGGTCACAGCCCCgtgggcaggagggagcaggacgGGGACACGGCCCCGGAACGCAGCCGGGAAGGGCGCCTGGAAAACCTCCTCTGCCGGGTAAGGAAAGTTCCTATTTATctgtggtgctggggaaaagcaGCACACGAAGGGTAGCGTGGGGTGTGGGGGCTCCTCGGTGCAATCACAGGGTGGGCTCGAGGTGCCAGCCCCATCtacgtccccatgtccccaccccTCATCCCGGCTGTGTTCCCAGCAGGGACCGCTCCCAGAGCGGGGCCTCCGGGAACGCTGAGTCCCTCCTGTGACGTGCAAATGTCCCCTGTCACTCTTCAGCACCTCCCGGGCGCATCACCCCGCGGTTCTTTGGCAAACACGTTCATTGTGCTCATTCCCAGCTGCGGGAGCCGCCCGCCCCGCCTGGCCACTCCTGGCATAGGGGACGGGCAGGGACGGGGCCTGGCAGCAAGGAGAAGGGGCTCCTGCTCCTTCAGCCCACCCCGAGCCCTCTGGCACCAGCTCAGAGCCCTCGGTGCCACCCAGTGCCCAGGCTGGCACCTCAGGCCATCCCCACCCTCCAGTGGTGGCACCAAGCCACAAAAGGAAGGGACACGCAGGACAGGTGATCCAATTCCCCCCGGGATTTTGGTGACTTGCAGGGTGTGTTCATCCACAAGGAGAGGCCTGTGACTTTTTATTCCCCCTCAGGGTGGGAATATCAGTTGTGTGAACCCCATCAGGTGCATTTTGTACGGGATGGGACTGGTGAGGTGACAATAACTCTGGGCACGTGCTGATGTGGTCCTTGAAACctctgggctggggctgtgtggctccagcccctctgtccctccccagctgtCCTGTTCTCCTCATTTCCATACATCCCCCAAGGGCTGCAGAGGATGAGCAGGATGGAaaggggaaagcaaagcaggatGACCAGCAAAGCAAGGGCACTTCCAAAGAAATTTCTTGGCATCTGTCAAAGCTGAGCTCCTGCCTGCTCTTCCCATCAGTTCTCAGCCTTTCTTTCAGCTTTATCCTTTTCCTACTGCTCCAGAGCTTTCCCAGCTGCCCACCTGAAGGACCTGCCTCCAGGACCCTCTGGAAACCTGCCAGGCAGGAGCCACCCCACAGGACCAACACAGGACACTTATCCCTCCTCATGTGGGTGAGCAGAAAGGGACTCGTGTCCCCTGACCTGTCTCAGCAGGGAtaaaagcaggaaaggcagTGCTAGTAGGAGGAATaataaaatccattaaaaaagcTTTGGGCTGCTGGCTCTCCGACCACAGAAGTACTAAAAATACCTCATTCCCGAGACCACCCGTATTTTACAAACCCTAAAAGACTAGATTCTCTTCCTAGAAAAttgaaaaaagtttaaaatccaTTGGTATCAACTCCTTCACCTTCCCCAAacctttaaaaaacccccagatgggctgagggagggagggggcgaGGGGCAGGGACCTCTCCATGCCCATCCCAGTCCAGTTTCACAGGACACCCTGGGACTATGGGGCTgccagtgtccccaggctgtgctccagcccccaatctccctcctcccacacgacacagcagctggagggaagggagtgggaatgggggacacaGACACCAGAGCTGCACCCAACACgttctcccctccctgtgctgggctgcaaTTCCACATCCAAGCACGGAGGGGTTGTGGGAACGTCCATGGCAAAGGCAGTGTCTGGCTGTGCCTGAGCCCCAGGACAGGCATGGAAAGCTTTGGGGTCACTCTAAGCTGGAATGTGACACTGACTGTGCTGCTGAGGCCCAGGACTGGGAAAGGCACATCCCGTGGCCGGATGGATGACAGATGTTACAAAATAACCCCACCTCAAccgctcctaaaatctgcctgaTCCCAGCCCAGGAGCGAGGGAAGCCAAACAGGGAGTGCAGGTGTGGAGTCAGCGCTGGGCTCCGTGGGGACCCACTGGGACAAGGATGGAGCTGGAAGTGCAGGGATGTGCTTTGTGCTCACTCCGGAGCCCACTCAGCCAACCACTGCTCGCACCGCGCCCGCTGCTCCTCcgtctcctccctgctgccttcaCTCCCCGCTTCCTCCTCTCTGGCAGCACTCTCGGCTTCCcggccctcctcctcctcctccttctgcgTCCCCTTGTCCTTGAGCTCCTGGATGATGtcctccagctgctgggtgACATGCTGGGGCACCCAGTTGCTGTCCATGGCGTTGACGAAGGGGTCGGGCGTGCACACCTCGATCAGCTCCTTGCCGGTGGGAATGCGCAGGTAGTAGGCGTGGAGCATCATCCTGTAGGGATTGCTGTCCCGCCTCTGGCTGTAGGTGAAGTCCCCCACGATGGGGTGGCCAATGGCGCTGCAGTGAACCCGGAGCTGGTGAGTCCTCCCTGGAGGGAGAGTGGGAATCAAGGACAGGGAATCTCTGAATTCCTCCTTCAGGGTGCACCTAATGGCATTTGTCCCCTGAGGCAGAGAACCCTGAGCATGGTGGTTCTCAGCTTCCCTCATCCctctccaggctctgctctgtgccagagccacccctgtccccacctgtcagtggctgcagcagcactttgGTGACGGGGTCTCCGCTATAGGATCCGTGTTCCAGCACGATCAGCTCTGACTGGCACGGCTTGGGATTCTCACAGCCTGCAACGAGATCCAGAGGGTGTTTGTGAtcccccagcacatcccagggggtgtgggcagagcagggaatggggctgctcACCCTCTGTCCCCTCGATGCACATCATGTGGGTCATGCCCTCCGTGGTGTTCTTCCCGATGGCGTAGCGGATCGTCATCCGGCTCTGGCTCACGTGGCCCCTCACCTGGGGGCAGGAACACGGTTTGAAACTGGGCCCTCACCCACCCCTCAATGacaggaatcatggaatcacagaaggggtggggttggaaggaccttaaagcccacccatTTCCCAAAACCCAAGTCCTTGTCAGGgacaggggcaccttccactatcccagtgtgctccaaaccccatccaacttggccttggacact from Aphelocoma coerulescens isolate FSJ_1873_10779 chromosome 14, UR_Acoe_1.0, whole genome shotgun sequence includes these protein-coding regions:
- the RPUSD1 gene encoding RNA pseudouridylate synthase domain-containing protein 1, with amino-acid sequence MEPGTIDNLSILYQSSDFIVVNKHWDLRIDSKMWYETLTLQSQLKHRFPELADPDTYYGFRFCHQLDFSTSGALCVALNKAAAGSAYKCFKERLVTKAYLALVRGHVSQSRMTIRYAIGKNTTEGMTHMMCIEGTEGCENPKPCQSELIVLEHGSYSGDPVTKVLLQPLTGRTHQLRVHCSAIGHPIVGDFTYSQRRDSNPYRMMLHAYYLRIPTGKELIEVCTPDPFVNAMDSNWVPQHVTQQLEDIIQELKDKGTQKEEEEEGREAESAAREEEAGSEGSREETEEQRARCEQWLAEWAPE